In Toxotes jaculatrix isolate fToxJac2 chromosome 12, fToxJac2.pri, whole genome shotgun sequence, the following are encoded in one genomic region:
- the skp1 gene encoding S-phase kinase-associated protein 1, with translation MPTIKLQSSDGEIFEVDVEIAKQSVTIKTMLEDLGMDDEGDDDPVPLPNVNAAILKKVIQWCTHHKDDPPPPEDDENKEKRTDDIPVWDQEFLKVDQGTLFELILAANYLDIKGLLDVTCKTVANMIKGKTPEEIRKTFNIKNDFTEEEEAQVRKENQWCEEK, from the exons ATGCCTACAATAAAACTACAGAGTTCTGATGGGGAAATCTTCGAGGTGGATGTTGAGATAGCTAAACAGTCTGTCACCATCAAGACCATGTTAGAAG ATTTGGGAATGGACGATGAAGGAGATGATGACCCAGTTCCTCTCCCTAATGTGAATGCTGCCATCCTCAAGAAg GTGATTCAGTGGTGCACTCATCACAAAgatgacccccctcctcctgagGACGATGAGAACAAGGAGAAGAGGACAGATGACATTCCTGTGTGGGACCAGGAGTTCCTCAAAGTGGACCAAGGCACCTTGTTTGAGCTTATTCTG GCCGCCAACTATTTGGACATCAAAGGCCTGTTAGATGTCACTTGCAAGACGGTGGCCAACATGATCAAAGGCAAAACCCCTGAGGAGATCAGGAAGACTTTCAACATCAAAAATGatttcacagaggaggaggaagcccAG GTACGCAAAGAGAACCAGTGGTGTGAAGAGAAGTAA